A genomic segment from Acyrthosiphon pisum isolate AL4f chromosome A3, pea_aphid_22Mar2018_4r6ur, whole genome shotgun sequence encodes:
- the LOC100162729 gene encoding uncharacterized protein LOC100162729 isoform X1 gives MNISFSGCGFLGIYHIGVASCLKTYAPYLLENKICGSSAGAISACCLLCDIPLELMTSQMLDIVRESRSKALGPFSPSMNITEHLYNRLNKDLPDDAHKRVSGKLFVSLTRVPDGKNVIMSQFSSKEEVIQVLLASAFIPVFSGFVPPLIGKYRYIDGGFTDNLPIVDKNTITISPFSGLTDICPRDNPIKKYLLKISNNSFEMTKTNCFRVARIMFPPEPEMLAKLCYQGFDDALMFLQKNNLINCKMCLIQRYGFILSKNNICDMAGYNPSCIDCKWNNAFAKVQGMPYFITYTLDRYIDSHNSIFNGLLKSKGMLLVKLFTQPYIAMGDLACEFVLKVIRSSRHFQKPMWTLSKYAINSLLHFIDIFSEKGLEFIDKILSYSCMPIETHGKDSPYYYYYNKRHEYKKCIKCSQNCIEYFINYSLTASSVTIDSNGYTSSQLSQLNLHGHQIKSTKTEKHCNTEWKLSLISETSTEIAADETLNSMINLSYNYIDI, from the exons atgaatatatcgTTTTCTGGATGTGGATTTTTAGGCATATATCATATAGGGGTGGCATCGTGTTTAAAAACTTATGCACCATACCTTTTGGAAAACAAAATTTGTGGCTCGTCAGCAGGAGCCATTTCTGCATGCTGTCTACTTTGTGACATACCTCTAG aaTTGATGACAAGTCAAATGTTAGATATCGTAAGAGAATCGAGATCAAAAGCATTAGGTCCATTTAGTCCATCTATGAATATCACAGAACATTTATACAATCGTCTTAATAAG GACTTACCTGATGATGCGCACAAGCGAGTAAGTGGTAAATTATTTGTGTCACTAACAAGAGTTCCAGATGGTAAAAATGTCATCATGTCTCAATTTTCTAGCAAGGAAGAAGTGATACAG GTATTATTAGCTAGTGCTTTTATTCCAGTATTTTCTGGATTTGTGCCACCTTTGATtggtaaatataggtatattgatgGTGGATTTACTGACAATTTACCAATAGTTGATAAGAATACTATAACTATTTCACCATTTAGTGGTCTTACTGATATTTGTCCCCGTGACAACCCTATTAAGAAGTATTta ttaaagatatcaaataatagttttgaaatgaCTAAAACAAATTGTTTCCGAGTAGCTAGAATAATGTTTCCACCAGAACCAGAG ATGCTTGCTAAATTGTGTTATCAAGGTTTTGATGATGCTCtaatgtttttacaaaaaaataatctaattaactgtaaaatgtgtttaattcaacgatatggttttatattatccaagaataatatttgtgACATGGCTGGCTACAACCCCTCATGTATTGATTGCAAATGGAATAatgct tttGCCAAAGTACAAGGAATGCCATATTTCATCACATATACTTTGGACAGATACATTGACTCACATAATAGCATTTTCAACGGACTCTTAAAATCTAAAGGAATgctattagtaaaattattcacCCAACCTTACATAGCTATGGGAGATTTAGCTTGTGAATTTGTACTCAA ggTTATTCGTTCTTctagacattttcaaaaacctATGTGGACATTATCTAAGTAtgctataaatagtttattgcattttattgatattttcagCGAAAAAGGTTTAGaatttattgacaaaatattatcctACAGTTGTATGCCAATCGAAACCCACGGAAAag attcaccttattattattattacaacaaaaggcatgaatataaaaagtgtataaaatgttcTCAAAAttgcatagaatattttattaattatagtctAACAGCTTCATCTGTAACTAT agatTCTAATGGTTATACATCATCTCAATTGTCGCAACTTAACTTGCATGGTCATCAAATTAAATCTACGAAGACTGAAAAACATTGTAATACAGAATGGAAACTTTCTTTAATCTCAGAAACATCAAC tgaaatCGCTGCTGATgaaactttaaatag CATGATTAACTtgtcatacaattatattgacaTATAA
- the LOC100162729 gene encoding patatin-like phospholipase domain-containing protein 2 isoform X2, translated as MNISFSGCGFLGIYHIGVASCLKTYAPYLLENKICGSSAGAISACCLLCDIPLELMTSQMLDIVRESRSKALGPFSPSMNITEHLYNRLNKDLPDDAHKRVSGKLFVSLTRVPDGKNVIMSQFSSKEEVIQVLLASAFIPVFSGFVPPLIGKYRYIDGGFTDNLPIVDKNTITISPFSGLTDICPRDNPIKKYLLKISNNSFEMTKTNCFRVARIMFPPEPEMLAKLCYQGFDDALMFLQKNNLINCKMCLIQRYGFILSKNNICDMAGYNPSCIDCKWNNAFAKVQGMPYFITYTLDRYIDSHNSIFNGLLKSKGMLLVKLFTQPYIAMGDLACEFVLNEKGLEFIDKILSYSCMPIETHGKDSPYYYYYNKRHEYKKCIKCSQNCIEYFINYSLTASSVTIDSNGYTSSQLSQLNLHGHQIKSTKTEKHCNTEWKLSLISETSTEIAADETLNSMINLSYNYIDI; from the exons atgaatatatcgTTTTCTGGATGTGGATTTTTAGGCATATATCATATAGGGGTGGCATCGTGTTTAAAAACTTATGCACCATACCTTTTGGAAAACAAAATTTGTGGCTCGTCAGCAGGAGCCATTTCTGCATGCTGTCTACTTTGTGACATACCTCTAG aaTTGATGACAAGTCAAATGTTAGATATCGTAAGAGAATCGAGATCAAAAGCATTAGGTCCATTTAGTCCATCTATGAATATCACAGAACATTTATACAATCGTCTTAATAAG GACTTACCTGATGATGCGCACAAGCGAGTAAGTGGTAAATTATTTGTGTCACTAACAAGAGTTCCAGATGGTAAAAATGTCATCATGTCTCAATTTTCTAGCAAGGAAGAAGTGATACAG GTATTATTAGCTAGTGCTTTTATTCCAGTATTTTCTGGATTTGTGCCACCTTTGATtggtaaatataggtatattgatgGTGGATTTACTGACAATTTACCAATAGTTGATAAGAATACTATAACTATTTCACCATTTAGTGGTCTTACTGATATTTGTCCCCGTGACAACCCTATTAAGAAGTATTta ttaaagatatcaaataatagttttgaaatgaCTAAAACAAATTGTTTCCGAGTAGCTAGAATAATGTTTCCACCAGAACCAGAG ATGCTTGCTAAATTGTGTTATCAAGGTTTTGATGATGCTCtaatgtttttacaaaaaaataatctaattaactgtaaaatgtgtttaattcaacgatatggttttatattatccaagaataatatttgtgACATGGCTGGCTACAACCCCTCATGTATTGATTGCAAATGGAATAatgct tttGCCAAAGTACAAGGAATGCCATATTTCATCACATATACTTTGGACAGATACATTGACTCACATAATAGCATTTTCAACGGACTCTTAAAATCTAAAGGAATgctattagtaaaattattcacCCAACCTTACATAGCTATGGGAGATTTAGCTTGTGAATTTGTACTCAA CGAAAAAGGTTTAGaatttattgacaaaatattatcctACAGTTGTATGCCAATCGAAACCCACGGAAAag attcaccttattattattattacaacaaaaggcatgaatataaaaagtgtataaaatgttcTCAAAAttgcatagaatattttattaattatagtctAACAGCTTCATCTGTAACTAT agatTCTAATGGTTATACATCATCTCAATTGTCGCAACTTAACTTGCATGGTCATCAAATTAAATCTACGAAGACTGAAAAACATTGTAATACAGAATGGAAACTTTCTTTAATCTCAGAAACATCAAC tgaaatCGCTGCTGATgaaactttaaatag CATGATTAACTtgtcatacaattatattgacaTATAA
- the Arfgap2 gene encoding ADP-ribosylation factor GTPase activating protein 2 isoform X1 yields the protein MSEAKVNSEDIEIVFQRLRALPVNKTCFDCNSKNPTWSSITYGVFICLDCSAVHRSLGVHLTFVRSTQLDTNWTWLQMRQMQLGGNSNATVFFRQHNCMSKDAQQKYNSRAAQLYRDKLLQNAKQAMITYGTQLFLDQSQETIEVKPVDFFEQHTTNVNSCNDNFLSNNFMPFTSPKQDNGDTTLLGGTKILNDAAQKSIDHKTLLGGRQAHSKRSGLGGKRLGMGAQKVHANFADIEKEAELADKMKFSEPEKTENIEKSNEDQETQMSSMRLAYQDLSLKKSKEEEKLKQVDPKKAAQLERLGMGFTSKNIVSHSALNDMTTLDKEVKKQTTLDHNEDQFYDCFDEAKTPEVVLKMMNKNRQITSDDFMDFDDSIRSLKSSYTPSNIDVIKNDWDNIKPAKKVNKEAENDYWDSLNENSNRRQGRNNRSTNLAPQPSENNEAFKKFGGAKSISSTQYFGDNQTQSEKSNLSRFEGSNSISSAELFGREEMTGVNSTYQPPDLDDVKESVKQGVTKVAGKLSSLANGMMSSFQEKYGGY from the exons atGTCTGAAGCAAAAGTTAATAGCGAAGACATAGAAATTGTATTCCAGCGGCTTAGAGCCTTGCCAGTcaataaa ACATGTTTTgactgtaattcaaaaaatccAACATGGTCGAGTATTACATATGGTGTGTTTATTTGTTTGGATTGTTCTGCAGTGCATAGGAGCTTGGGAGTTCATTTGACTTTTGTAAGGTCTACTCAATTAGACACAAATTGGACATGGTTGCAAATGCGGCAAATGCAATTGGGTGGAAATTCAAATGCT acaGTTTTCTTCAGGCAACATAATTGCATGTCCAAAGATGCACAGCAAAAATATAATTCCAGAGCTGCTCAACTATACAGAGATAAACTTCTACAAAATGCTAAACAAGCAATGATAACTTATGGAACACAG TTGTTTTTGGACCAATCACAGGAAACAATTGAAGTGAAACCAGTAGATTTCTTTGAACAACATACAACTAATGTTAATTCGTGTAATGACAACTTTTTAAGTAACAATTTTATGCCATTTACTTCTCCTAAACAA gataATGGTGATACAACACTTCTTGGAGGCACTAAAATCTTAAACGATGCAGCACAAAAATCAATAGATCATAAAACTTTATTAGGAGGTCGTCAAGCACATAGTAAAAGATCCGGT TTGGGAGGCAAAAGATTAGGTATGGGTGCTCAGAAAGTACATGCTAATTTTGCTGATATAGAAAAAGAAGCAGAATTAGCTGATAAAATGAAATTTAGCGAACCAGAAAAAACCGAAAATATAGAGAAATCTAATGAAGACCAAGAAACTCag ATGTCATCAATGAGGTTAGCCTATCAAGATTTGAGTTTAAAGAAGAGTAAAGAAgaggaaaaattaaaacaagttgATCCTAAAAAAGCTGCTCAATTAGAAAGACTTGGTATGGGATTTACTTCAAAAAA tattgtAAGTCATTCAGCATTAAATGATATGACAACACTAGATAAAGAAGTAAAAAAGCAAACTACATTAGACCATAATGAAGATCAATTCTACGATTGTTTTGATGAAGCTAAAACTCCTGAAGtggttttaaaaatgatgaaCAA AAATCGTCAAATTACCAGTGATGACTTTATGGACTTTGATGACTCTATTAGAAGTTTAAAATCATCATATACGCCATCCAACATCGATGTCATTAAAAATGATTGGGATAATATAAAACCAgcaaaaaaagtaaacaaagaAGCTGAAAATGATTATTGGGACTCTCTTAATGAAAACTCTAATAGAAGACAAGGTAGAAATAATAGATCAACCAATTTAGCACCTCAACCCTCAGAAAATAATGaagcttttaaaaaatttggTGGTGCTAAATCAATATCATCTACTCAATATTTTGGTGATAATCAAACACAA TCTGAGAAATCAAATCTTTCACGTTTTGAAGGAAGTAATAGTATTTCATCTGCTGAACTATTTGGTAGAGAAGAAATGACAGGTGTTAATTCTACATACCAACCACCAGATCTAGATGATGTTAAAGAAAGCGTTAAACAAGGTGTAACAAAAGTAGCTGGGAAATTATCATCTCTAGCTAATGGCATGATGTCATCATTtcag GAAAAATATGGaggttattaa
- the Rpl7 gene encoding ribosomal protein L7 produces MVDDNAPKRLPAVPESVLKRRKARTAFKLKSLKKAIEERKERVKKTKKYFKRAEAYVKEFRMKERDEVRLARNAKKSGDFYIPPEPKLAFIMRIRGVNQVAPKVKKVLQLFRLRQINNGIFIKLNQATLNMLRICEPYVTWGYPNLKSVRELVYKRGFAKIKGQRIPITNNEMIEKKLGKYGIICTEDLVHCIYRADRRFKYAMNFLWPFKLNTPTGGWRKKTNHYVEGGDFGNREDTINKLLRKMV; encoded by the exons ATGGTTGATGACAA TGCCCCGAAAAGGCTTCCGGCGGTGCCGGAGTCTGTACTCAAAAGGCGCAAAGCCCGTACAGCATTCAAACTTAAATCATTGAAAAAAGCTATTGAG gaaCGTAAAGAGCGCGTGAAGAAAACTAAGAAGTATTTTAAGCGCGCCGAGGCTTATGTTAAAGAATTTAGAATGAAGGAAAGAGATGAGGTCCGTTTAGCAAGAAATGCAAAGAAATCCGGTGACTTTTATATTCCTCCTGAACCTAAATTAGCATTTATCATGCGTATTCGTGG tgTGAACCAAGTAGCTCCTAAAGTGAAGAAAGTATTGCAACTGTTCAGATTGCGTCAGATCAACAATGGAATATTCATCAAATTAAAccaa gcAACATTAAATATGTTGAGAATTTGTGAACCATATGTGACTTGGGGTTATCCTAACTTGAAGAGCGTAAGGGAACTGGTCTACAAAAGAGGATTTGCCAAAATCAAGGGACAACGCATTCCAATCACCAATAATGAAATGATTGAAAAGAAATTGGGAAAATATGGTATCATATGCACGGAAGATTTAGTTCATTGTATATATAGAGCCGATCGTCGATTCAAGTATGCGATGAACTTCCTTTGGCCTTTCAAA ttaAACACCCCAACTGGAGGCTGGCGTAAGAAGACCAATCACTATGTTGAAGGTGGTGATTTTGGAAACCGTGAAGACACCATCAACAAGTTATTGAGAAAAATggtttaa
- the LOC100162729 gene encoding uncharacterized protein LOC100162729 isoform X3, translating into MTSQMLDIVRESRSKALGPFSPSMNITEHLYNRLNKDLPDDAHKRVSGKLFVSLTRVPDGKNVIMSQFSSKEEVIQVLLASAFIPVFSGFVPPLIGKYRYIDGGFTDNLPIVDKNTITISPFSGLTDICPRDNPIKKYLLKISNNSFEMTKTNCFRVARIMFPPEPEMLAKLCYQGFDDALMFLQKNNLINCKMCLIQRYGFILSKNNICDMAGYNPSCIDCKWNNAFAKVQGMPYFITYTLDRYIDSHNSIFNGLLKSKGMLLVKLFTQPYIAMGDLACEFVLKVIRSSRHFQKPMWTLSKYAINSLLHFIDIFSEKGLEFIDKILSYSCMPIETHGKDSPYYYYYNKRHEYKKCIKCSQNCIEYFINYSLTASSVTIDSNGYTSSQLSQLNLHGHQIKSTKTEKHCNTEWKLSLISETSTEIAADETLNSMINLSYNYIDI; encoded by the exons ATGACAAGTCAAATGTTAGATATCGTAAGAGAATCGAGATCAAAAGCATTAGGTCCATTTAGTCCATCTATGAATATCACAGAACATTTATACAATCGTCTTAATAAG GACTTACCTGATGATGCGCACAAGCGAGTAAGTGGTAAATTATTTGTGTCACTAACAAGAGTTCCAGATGGTAAAAATGTCATCATGTCTCAATTTTCTAGCAAGGAAGAAGTGATACAG GTATTATTAGCTAGTGCTTTTATTCCAGTATTTTCTGGATTTGTGCCACCTTTGATtggtaaatataggtatattgatgGTGGATTTACTGACAATTTACCAATAGTTGATAAGAATACTATAACTATTTCACCATTTAGTGGTCTTACTGATATTTGTCCCCGTGACAACCCTATTAAGAAGTATTta ttaaagatatcaaataatagttttgaaatgaCTAAAACAAATTGTTTCCGAGTAGCTAGAATAATGTTTCCACCAGAACCAGAG ATGCTTGCTAAATTGTGTTATCAAGGTTTTGATGATGCTCtaatgtttttacaaaaaaataatctaattaactgtaaaatgtgtttaattcaacgatatggttttatattatccaagaataatatttgtgACATGGCTGGCTACAACCCCTCATGTATTGATTGCAAATGGAATAatgct tttGCCAAAGTACAAGGAATGCCATATTTCATCACATATACTTTGGACAGATACATTGACTCACATAATAGCATTTTCAACGGACTCTTAAAATCTAAAGGAATgctattagtaaaattattcacCCAACCTTACATAGCTATGGGAGATTTAGCTTGTGAATTTGTACTCAA ggTTATTCGTTCTTctagacattttcaaaaacctATGTGGACATTATCTAAGTAtgctataaatagtttattgcattttattgatattttcagCGAAAAAGGTTTAGaatttattgacaaaatattatcctACAGTTGTATGCCAATCGAAACCCACGGAAAag attcaccttattattattattacaacaaaaggcatgaatataaaaagtgtataaaatgttcTCAAAAttgcatagaatattttattaattatagtctAACAGCTTCATCTGTAACTAT agatTCTAATGGTTATACATCATCTCAATTGTCGCAACTTAACTTGCATGGTCATCAAATTAAATCTACGAAGACTGAAAAACATTGTAATACAGAATGGAAACTTTCTTTAATCTCAGAAACATCAAC tgaaatCGCTGCTGATgaaactttaaatag CATGATTAACTtgtcatacaattatattgacaTATAA
- the LOC100160695 gene encoding FAST kinase domain-containing protein 1, mitochondrial, with protein sequence MSKMTFKQFGTNLKIYTKIIHMKTRYKTINYNAVCTKLYETNPLKFVFPLQQFHRKYCFHSFRGYETDSDTEDIEQKRNIKNIILLDNNDTLATKISECKSLQDIFDILQNNNNQLNWKNISMAIAMVRELQIIYYRVCMFEKNLNSYITPEDSFENILTNNDFLNLLNLMEEHYNFMNIQCLSYSLLCLHKIGVDINSTVSKKISYKLQKILMTTPVEEIEPCILSRFTVSIVSHRDLLGLYILKDIWPIVLKKLNLCETYEDIKHISICLYNLPWFLNKSIMDNFVTIVEHSLLNKPEHDDKVKCLVKVLRLINSPYWINQNIDLTRSLLLNLQGVIKHIALYDMIQLQMIIVKQSEPYQLFEEIHNETSKWLSKADVDTDITVLRLLSCIVPSSSASRRKHIESLLRKQFLLNNSYSQLCIGPLFNIIRNLKTSDLHICNAYWSSVLDWLISGKPSIRENHKLLRICNRYMNFNNNMSGTYRHYEFENQMINWLNEELEQGVSAIIPSKFSKIFSFFISYPNENIGYEMPEVMVKKVLDTVGQYSVYDCYIISRGLNTAFINRKNKTSLPMFLDQYVRLCTALNKRCLEILNQEPNLSIDQLNSLYRGYNHRYNVNEPELFYKILDRYKNFTSEHFSSRTIKELTYNLVASDWYDAELLDKCLEYFIKNHKYLLAENVEKILTVFFLYGVNSEKFIEFLPYAAEIINRDKFKMSGLNFMRASLALCYFYSLPTSIKDYLFSVEFLEKLDDELNNCYAKATYPLKVRQLLMILNRAVCIDYPEFDVPWFHTKYCEEIQSLVPKHTGSFYLDVEKRVGQLIKNKGHLKANSFSPYGYKLDFEIILNNSKQFKRENKNEKLVLLLLNEKDLRKTDNDMRGLSKLKQRHLEILGYRVVWIKKSIWNSMFMTEPEAKLSYLKSLIWKKP encoded by the exons atga gtaaaatgacatttaaacaatttggtacaaatttaaaaatatacaccaAAATTATTCACATGAAAACAagatataaaaccataaattataatgctgtTTGTACTAAATTGTATGAAACAAATcctttaaaatttgtattccCACTTCAGCAATTTCacagaaaatattgttttcattcttTTAGAGGATATGAAACTGATAGTGATACTGAGGATATTGAACAAAAacgaaacattaaaaatattatattactagatAATAATGATACACTAGCAACAAAAATAAGTGAATGCAAATCTTTGCAAGACATTTTTGATATCTTGCAAAACAACAATAATCAATTGAATTGGAAAAATATCTCTATGGCTATAGCTATGGTTAGAGaacttcaaataatatactacagAGTGTGCATGTTTGAAAagaatttaaattcttatatcaCTCCTGAGGAtagttttgaaaacattttaacaaataatgattttttgaaCTTATTGAATTTAATGGAAGAACATTACAACTttatgaatatccaatgtttatCTTACAGTTTATTGTGTTTACATAAAATTGGAGTTGATATAAATTCTAcagtaagtaaaaaaatatcatataagctgcaaaaaatattgatgactACTCCTGTAGAAGAAATAGAACCCTGCATATTATCCAGATTTACTGTATCAATTGTGAGTCATAGAGACCTTTTGGGTCTGTATATCCTTAAAGACATTTGgccaatagtattaaaaaaactaa ATTTATGCGAAACTTATGaagatataaaacatatttccaTATGTTTGTACAATTTGCCGTGGTTTTTAAACAAATCTATCATGGATAACTTTGTTACAATAGTTGAACACAGTTTGTTAAACAAACCCGAACATGATGATAAAGTTAAATGCTTAGTGAAAGTGCTGAGACTAATAAATAGTCCATACTGGATTAATCAAAACATTGATCTCACTCGATCTTTGTTGCTCAATTTACAAGGTGTTATTAAACACATAGCACTTTATGATATGATACAACTACAAATG ATTATCGTGAAACAATCTGAACCGTATCAGTTATTTGAGGAAATACACAATGAGACATCTAAATGGCTATCTAAAGCAGATGTTGATACTGATATCACTGTACTTCGACTATTATCTTGTATAGTACCATCTTCATCTGCATCCAGACGAAAACATATAGAATCCTTactaagaaaacaatttttattaaacaatagttATTCTCAATTATGTATTGGACCCTTGTTCAATAttatcagaaatttaaaaacatcagATTTACATATATGCAATGCTTATTGGTCAAGTGTATTGGATTGGCTAATATCTGGGAAACCCTCAATTCGTGAAAATCATAAGCTATTACGAATATGTAACag atacatgaattttaataacaatatgtctGGAACATACAGACATTatgaatttgaaaatcaaatgaTCAATTGGTTAAATGAGGAATTAGAGCAAGGAGTGTCAGCAATAATTCCATccaaatttagtaaaatattttcattttttataagctatCCTAATGAAAATATTGGATATGAAATGCCTGAAGTAATGGTTAAAAAAGTATTAGATACTGTTGGTCAATATAGTGTATATGATTGTTACATTATTAGTAGAGGCCTGAATACTGCATTtattaatcgaaaaaataaaacatcattgCCAATGTTCTTAGATCAATAT gTGAGGCTATGTACAGCACTTAACAAAAGATGTTTAGAAATTCTAAATCAAGAACCAAATTTAAGTATAGACCAACTAAATTCCTTGTATCGAGGATATAATCATCGATATAATGTTAATGAACCagaactattttataaaatactggaTAG GTATAAAAACTTTACATCTGAACATTTTTCATCTAGGACTATAAAAGAACTGACTTACAATTTAGTTGCATCTGATTGGTATGATGCTGAGCTCTTAGACAAATGCTTGgagtatttcataaaaaatcacaaatatttgtTAGCTGAAaatgtggaaaaaatattaacagtattttttttgtatggagTTAATAGTGaaaaatttatagaatttcTACCTTATGCAGCTGAAATCATTAACAG ggataaatttaaaatgtctggtTTAAATTTCATGAGAGCTTCACTTgctttatgttatttttatagtctaCCTACATCcataaaagattatttatttagtgttgagtttttagaaaaattggaTGATGAGTTAAATAACTGTTATGCTAAG gctACATATCCATTAAAAGTAAggcaattattaatgatattaaatagaGCTGTATGTATTGATTATCCAGAATTTGATGTACCGTGGTTTCATACTAAGTATTGTGAAGAAATCCAGTCATTAG ttcctAAACATACTGGTTCATTTTATTTGGACGTGGAAAAAAGAGTAggtcaattaattaaaaataaaggtcATCTGAAAGCAAACTCTTTTTCTCCATATGGATACAAAttagattttgaaataattctGAATAACTCAAAACAGTTTAAgagggaaaataaaaatgagaa ATTAGTTTTGCTTCTTCTGAATGAAAAAGATTTGCGAAAAACTGATAATGATATGAGAGGACTTTCTAAATTGAAGCAAAGGCATTTGGAAATACTTGGATATAGAGTGGTATggattaaaaaatctatatggAATTCAATGTTTATGACTGAGCCAGAAGCTAAATTATCGTATTTAAAGagtttaatttggaaaaaaccttga